In Quercus robur chromosome 11, dhQueRobu3.1, whole genome shotgun sequence, the sequence aattattttctcatttattCCCATCTCTCAAGcacatatataataaagaaataagaagTTTAGATCAAAAAATCTTGTAGCCTTTATCTCAACAACTACAAAGTACTAtaaaacacaaataacaaaacgcaatcaaacaaaacacaatcatCCTCATAAAActaatgaaattaaaacaataataaataaataaactgatCTAACCCCTCTGGGTTGCATGACGTTGGCGGGGGAGGCGAAGAAAACGAAAAAGAAGGAAGACGGTGATCCCTCTGTTTTGTTTGGGTGAAACACTGAAACGTCAAATATGTGgcctttataattttttgggacaaactacatatttggtccctgtcttttacactatattttaatttagtccataaccttttaattgtgtcGAGTTGGTCTCTAACTTTTTAataccgtgtcaatttagtcattgCCGTTATCTTTTAGATGAAAAAGTCTAACGTGTAAAACTGCCTaaatgcaatttaaaaaaaaaattgccacatCATCAACCACCtatcaaacttaaaataaaataaaataaacccaaatcaaatctttgcatattttgtttGATAGAAGTTATAGAACCACGTattactcccaaaaaaaaaaaaaaaaagttatagaaCCAcgttagttaaaaaaaaaaaaaaccaaaatccaaTCTTTGATAGAACCACATcagtttaaagaaaaaaacccaaatgaaatatttttagtttgataAACAAGGGCAGAACCCATTTAAAACACTTTCTCACTAAAATCCAactaaaatccaaaatcacTATGTGAGGACGACGACGCCTTTTCCTTCCTTCCGGCAGTGCCAATAGATGACCTGATGAAATCCATCTTGATCAGTCTCCTTATTAACATATTTGTTTCTAGTATTAGTTTAAGGGTCATGTTAACGAGTGCCCTAAGGGTACTCGTTAagaatccattttaggaaagttttgacatcatttttatgggaaatgaaaaaagctgttaaaacattaattgtttttttttttttcccataaaaactttttttaattagattcttaacgagtgcccttagggcactcgttaacatttcccttagTTTAAACATGTTTTCTTTAATCTCAGTTTGATTTTTTGCTCTATAAAAATACTCTTTGAGTAAACTCCCTCAAAATGGCCCTAGTTGCTTTGCTTTAAGATAATCATCATACCAAGATTTAAAGGAATGTAGGAATCACAGTTTGTGCCTATTTTTCCAATTGGCATGGCTGTCATGGTTTTATCAGTGAACCCAAACTGATGAAATCATGATTTAAATTATCAGGTTGCAATGTTATAAATAAAGATCACCCAACACTTGACCTTCAAAGGGTTACCTTAAGAGTATTCACAAAAGAGTCAAATTGAAGAACCATATATGGTGAACGAAGTTGGGCTCTCTATCTCCTTGTACCCAAAAATCTGCACAATTAAAAGATAACCTTAAAGGTGAatgaacaagaaaataaaaacataaatttgcCTAGAACTACACCAAAAGTCAATACCAGCTCAAACTGAACCCTTCACGTTTTGGTCCGTTCCAAACAAAGAAGAGATAAAAACCTAAGAGGAAGGTaatatcgagagagagagagagagagattattagCAAATTGGCGACTTTGTTGGCCCTTAGCTCTAGTGTCACTGTCAGGCATCACCATTAGTATAATCTCTGGCCACCGTAATGCCTCACCTTTCTCTCTAGAGGACCAAAATGTGAAGAAATCTGAAATTGTGACTtagggatttttattttttttttctttttgagggaaagagattttcttttgttgatagaTGTGAGTTAGGGATTttgatgcaaatttttttttttgaaaacattttgatccaaaagttactttttcatttatctGTTGTtgtttactttttcatttatctgtttgttgttgttgttgttgttgttgtttttttttttttttttttttttttttttttttaatttaaaattaaaaaaaattatgttgacATGTTAGTCCAGATGGCAGTTGATGtggaaataaatttatttattattatatatttaagcCGTTTGACACATTAGACTGTTCCATCCAAGAGATAACGACATGaattacattgatatgatactGAAAGGTTAgaaaccaaattgacacaattgaaaagttagagactaaattaaaatatagtgtaaaagATAAGGACCAAATACGTAATTTaatctattttttgtttattgatgGGAGAAACGTGTGGCCTTTAAGTTATAAGTTTGtcttttattgaaaattaatgataagtttttactaaaaaaatccTAATGGCCAGCTCTTTAAGGAAATTAATTAGAAgttaataaataagaataataactTCATAAAAAGGGATAATGATAAGTTAatgaatattaataattaaaagataaaaactaaTGAATTTTTAGGAAAGAATTAATGAATAAACTCATTCCAAATATACTTatatttgataaatttaaattttatagaattttcaAAGGACTTGCACAATACTAACATAGATTTGATAAAGATCgacaaataaataatgaaagagTGATAATTAAAATTAGATCCTTAACAAAATAgatcattgaaaattttgaaaaaattatactGTTGGGAGATTTAAAAATGTAGCTATTAGGAATTTGGAAAACATAGGCAGTTTTgggaatgaataaaaaattgataaaaaaataataaaggaagattaaagaaagaataaagaatgaatgaaaaaataatatttaaatgagatagaaaaatgataaagagtATGTTGgaaattgtatttaaaaaagtaaattgACAAAAGGTAAAAGTATTTGTTCACTttccaaataatacaaaaatttgaaaatactCCAAGtcctaaataaattaaaatgagaaaaataaaggagATAGTAAGAGAGATAATACACTATTGTATTGCCATATACACCACAAATAAAAACCCTTAACAATCTGTTTTGTGGGCACAAATAGAGCAGGGTTTGCTTTATGTTGGGCTTGTAAgaattagccaaaaaaaaaaaaaaaaaggccatcaACCACCACAAAAAATGAACACCATCCTATGAAAAGCTCACCCAATTGTAACTTCTCTCTTCACCCGCCCTTTACATATCCATTATCGATCGGCCATTGACCAATcattaactttatttatttatttatttcaaattagtTACTTTTCCTACTTAAATTTTTGTGTAGATTATGAATTTATGGTAAGTTTttgtaaatgaaaatttttgttcatacgatctgaattttttcctctctcacaTTTTTATGGTTGCAATCAAATCGAAGAAAACAAATCAATTAcgtaaaaaatatattagaaaaaccaatttcttttttctattggaacaaataaaataagaatcaaaattttaaaaaaatattgcaaatgtagagagattaaaaaaaaaaaaaaaaacctaaatgaGAATTCAAAACTTTCAAGTAAAAAATGTCATAcaataatgacatttttttacgGTGTTTAACGTTAAACAGCCAGATAATCTTCCTGATTATCCTAATGGGTTGTCGAGTGAAAAGTTAAAAAGTCGTGAGGTCACAGCAGGAATCATTGGCTGATTCAAGTGCATGCGAGCTACGTGGAACTTGTTCAGACAACGAATATATTTTTGGGCTATTATGCCTATTGCCTAGTacttacgaaaaaaaaaaaaaaaaaaaaaaaacaaagacccAAACAAACgacaaaaaccaaacccaacccaaacctCACAACACAAATCTTAAAACAAATCAGATTCACAGACACACtcgccctctctctctctctctctctcttttctaccTCTCATCCGATTGCGCAGTTGCTCTTGTCGTATTGAGAGATTTCCAAGTCTTTTACAAAAAcctaagaaaaaattaaaaaaaaaagtaactgaaACAAGAAGAACAATAAggaatcagagagagagagagagagagagagagagagaaaagtcaTAAGCGTTATTGAATCTGGTTCAAGAGCTAGTGCTTCTACCTGTTGCTTCATCCGAAATCCAATTTGATCTTTCTGCTCACCGATCCTCTCCTTTACTCTCAATTTCCTCAGCTCTCTCAGGTGctttttcttaagaaaaaaaaatttgtctttttttttttttttttatatatatatttattttctattatcaTTATTcctacttttgtttttgtttttgttttgtttttgtttttttttttttttttttttttttgggttttcttagAAGATTTTGATGCAATTTTGAGAGCATGGAGGGGATCAGATTGAcccatttaatttaattttttctcaaattttgaaactttttctattttttaccCCTTCCCTGCATGGTcctgttggatttttttttttgggttataatattttaattttttgtttgtgtttatgatgTTGGTATTTGTGTTTAAGGCATTTGATGCTGAATTGGGTAATTTAATTGTTAGAAATACAAGATTTGTATTGGGTATTTTGAAATTGAGCGTCTTAGGTGATCTTCACAAAGCTTTGTTAGAGTTTTTGATCTGAGAATGCAGATACTTACTCTTGCATGCATTGAGTCTTAATGATCTCGCTTCTTCacttttgtccttttttttttctctcctaaaaataatattagtgtagaaatttttgatgttttaaaagtttttttgttaGTGATTTTTTAAAGGTTTGTTCTTGATTGAGATATGACCTGGAGCTCTAGTGGAGCAATTATTATGTAAATTCCTTGCAATTTTTCCTCTGGTGATGACTTTAATTATATCTAAATGTAATTTGTACCAAAAGCTAGCAGTTTGAACATTGTATCTGTTtagtattataatatttttggtaaatacacatcaaattttctacaaaagaaaagagaggagaCATTGCCAATCAAACATTAGGCCACTCATATAAATAATGTTgatttgaaaacaatttctttGTCTTCCAAACATTCCTTGGGCAACAAATTAACAACAAATACTATTAATAAAAGACAAATAGAAGAATGTGGGTTCTACTTAACTTTACTAGTGAAGTCTTTTGtgtaacaacccaaggaaaaacgctagtcacatctgcgctatatCTCAAAAAAGTTAGTCTCAATTGaagctccttgtagttgttaataaagcccagttcaacccagtaaatatccgatgtgggactcatcacacacttacacacatcacacaatcaatcaaattggggcatcacaatctcccccacttaaatccctaacatcTTCGTTAGGGCCCACACGCGAGGACGCGTGTGCTCgtaaggggggtggattgtagtgacccaaaaaggggggtcttgcatttCATGGAATCCCACATTGCCTAGGGCAGTacatgagaatgtgtttataaagaatgacctcccttcaatgtgtagaggcctttattgtgataccccaatttgattgattgtgtgatgtgtgtgggtgtgtaatgagtcccacatcgggtatttactgggttgaactgagttttattaacaactgcaagagcctcaattgtgactagtccttttgaggtatatcgcagatgtggctagcgcttttccttgggtcgttacatatggtatcagagctggtCCGGTAACCTCATGTGGGCTCGGAGACACTACTCCACAAAGtaggccctaacgaggacgttagggatttaagtggggggagattgtgatgccccaatttgattgattgtgtgatgtgtgtgggtgtgtgatgagtcccacatcgaatatttactgggttgaactgggctttattaacaactacaaggagttTCAATTGTAACTAGtcattttgaggtatagcgcagatgtgactagcgcttttccttgggttgttacatatggtatcagagtcgACCCGGTAATCCCATATGGGCTTAGAAACACTATCCCGCAAAGTGGGctctaacgaggacgttagggatttaagtaggggagattgtgataccccaatttgattgattgtgtgatgtgtgtgggtgtgtaatGAGTCCCatatcgggtatttactgggttgaactgggctttattaacaactacaagagcctcaattgtgactagtccttttgaggtatagcgcagatgtgtctagcgcttttccttaggTCGTTACATTTTGCCCTTGAATAAGGGACTTGGATTCAATTTTCGCCTACACTGGAAAGAAACCATTGGTGACTTTGGCATAATGGCAAATGGCAATCATCATGTAGAGGATACCATAGTTTTAAATTCAATCATATATCTATAAGGATAGCTAGATGAATGTAGTGTATGAGCTAGGGTAAAACATGTGTTGGGTCACATGGGATATGGCATGCTAAGGTAGGGTAtgtattttgtgcttttacaGATGTGTGGACAGCATACTAGAGGAAAACAAATGAAGTGCAATGGTATGGACAACATACTTAAGGCACATGTTGGAGTGCCAAAGGGTGCTCAATATAGTACTCTTGTATGTATGACTCTctccctcccccctccccctaaccccctatttttgtttgtttgttttttgtcccTGAACAATTCTGCGGAGGAAAGAACCATTGGATCAAAATGCCAATTGACATGCtatagtattttaaatctattaGAAAATAGGATTAAGAAGTGTTTCCCCCTAGCTTGAGTTACTTAAATATACTAATCAGCCAAATTTCATCATGTTCATGGGATGTTTGAGAGATATGGGAGTGGAAGATTTATAGTTGTTCAATGTTGGTGTTATCTTAGACCTTTCAAATTTTAGCTGTCTTAATGATTGATTGTTATTTATGGTTCTTCCCTTTCTAtgcttttaaaactttttaaattctTATGGGCATTTGCCTCAAATTAACCCATTTAGCTCACCATTCATGCAAAGACACCATTGATTATGTTTTTGACATGGCGTTTTTTTCTTTATAGACTATCAAACGAGGGATGTGTAATTAAATTGACCCATTAAAACTGCCAGTATTTGCAGTTTAAATAACAGGTAAGCTCTTTACTCGATCATTGAAGGTATTTCAAAACTTCAAATAGAATGTGAGGATTATTATCATGCATGTATCAATGTCATCCTATCTCCATTTAATTCTGCTAAGTATCAGCTTGAGGGTATTAAGGGTTAGCATATAACAACCTGCATATCTCATCCAAAAGTCATTGTTTTCTGCACCTTTTTTCCCTTCACTTGCCTTTAAGGATGGTTATTTCTGTTGTACTCAGGTGTAGCTTCTCTGGGCTTTTGGTTGAGACATGAAATGATGCAATCAGTCATAAGTCTACATCATTCATCAAAGTTGACATACATGGGAGCCTATAAAGTTTAATATCATATGGTCTAGTAAGTGCCTGTTGCAAGAacattatattatctttttgtCTACTTCTGTTGTTTAATATTAGAGTTTATACAGCTATTTTGACATTGTTCTCTCTTGAGATCTAAATCACTTTTGATGTTTATATGTATattgtatctttttcttctgGTTGCATGCTTTCAGGTGTGCCTGAGAAGTGAGACATAAACCGTCATTTTTGATAGAAGCTGGATTGTTGTGTAACATCATACAGTCTTTATCACTTGGAATAAATTGGCCCTGATGCAAGGGCAAAGGATTACCTTTGATTCCTTCTCTGAAGTTGTGGATATTGGGCAGGGTTCTGTTTCTAATACCTCAGGTATGAGTCAGCAGACTTCTTTGAATAACACGTTACATCCTGTAGAAAGTCCGCTGTCAAATTATATGGTATCTTCTGCCGAGACTACGAGTCTGAATGTTAGTACACAGGATGTTCCAAGCTTTAGTGGCTGGAACACAGGTGAACCTAGCTCTAGAATGAATCCACAAAACCAAGCGAATGATGATGGGACAAAAACTGAGCATGGTTGGTCTTCTTCATTCAATATTCATTCTGGGTCTGGTCCAAGATTGAATGAAGGGCGATTTGAAGGAACCAATTTCCTCTTTCCCGGGAGAGTTAATATTGGCATAAGTGGCAATAGGGTTAGAAGTGGCCCTATGTTCATGCAAGGCTCCAGCTCTACACATATCCCTCAGAACGTGAATTTAAATGCAACATATGTGGCTAACAGTGGGAATAGTGGCCAGGATATGGGATCTGGTATAGGCCCGAATCTTAACAGGTCAAGTGGACTAGAAATAGATCAGAGATCTACTGCTAGTAGTTCATTTGATAATGTTGGGACTTCATCAGGATGCCCCAGTTATATGGTGGAGGAAAATAATGGTGCCTCAAGTTCTTCTTTGGGGACTTGGGGTTTATCCTGCAAGAGAAAGTCCCTTGAAGGTACTTCTGGGCAGTCTTATACTGGTGGAAGTTCTAGCTCCTTTCCGCAGGGTGAGAATGTTGGATGGCATACTGGCACTACTCATTATAATCCTTCTGACAGTTTATATATGCCCTCACAGAATTCTCCTGTTGTTAGTCCTCCAGAACAGCAGAACCTAAGCATTGGGATTGGTGTAAGAGGAGCGACTACTGATGGATTTCCTTTAGGCGTTACAGGGGATGCAGATAGCTTCTTGAATTACAGTAGGAGGTTAGTTGCTAGACATCAACAGGAAGCTGTACCACATAATTTATCTTCGACAGGGAGTATCAGGCGATCTAATTTTTCCTCTCATCAATCACCTAGACCTGTTCCATTTAGTGATTTTCCGGATTTGAGACCCACAGCAGCAGTATCAACAACTTCAAGTGGTCCCCAAAGCCAGTCTCATGCAATGCATATGCCTGGTTTGTCAGGAAACATGCATTCTTTCCAGTGGAATGGGGTTTCCAATTCAAGAGTGGGCAGCTTGTCAAGTTCTGTTAACTCTGGAGAACGAGGGCCTGCATTAAGAGAAGAATCAAACTTAAGAAGCATCCCAAGACACAGTGCAGAGCACCCTATGTTTGTACCTGCAACGGATGTGAGAAATTCTGTAAATGATCCAACAAGTTGGAGTTTGGCTACTGGAAACTTGGGCAATTCTGGAGGAGCTCCTTCCACCGCTAGGATTGGTCCCAGTTCAAGCATGCATACATTGCCCAATCCTACCTGGATTCCTCGCCACCCTCCCCCATCACAAAATCAGCAAAGACTGTCGGAATTTCCCTGGTCTTTGTTTCCATCCATGGACTCAGAATCTGGAGGTCCCAGTGGTCATTTTACCTCATTACCTCCAGGCCCGTCTACTTCTTCACAAGATACACTGATGTCATCTGGACCTAATAGCCAGGGCCGTCACCAACAATATCCAAGATCAGCATTCTTCTTGGAGAGACCAGGTGATGATGTTCTTGGTAGTTCCCATTCTTTGCGGGCTTTAGCTGTTGACATTGAAGGGAGACGCCGACTGGTAACTGAGGTTGGTATTCTGATAATACTTTCTCCTTTTCAAGTTTACTCTTTCTATGTCTTTGTTATTTAGAGGCTGTGTTCTGGCTATGGCGTTTACTCAATTGAATGTGCAATAGTGGTAGTGGTATTGCAGCGGTGCAGAGTTATTCTTATTAGTGATGCTGTAATTATGTAGTTTGATATGCTGCTTACTCATTTCATTGTTTACATTTTACTCAATCTAAATCACTTGACTCTTAGGGTATGTATGGTTAGAGGTGAaatagggaggatggaaaaaaaaaaaaagaaaaagaaaagtgaagtgGAGAGAATATTTTAGTGGTGTTTGgtttgaaggaagagaggaaaataaTTTGGTGGGGCCCAGGTATTTTCCTTCTGGGCCCTCCCAAACAAGATCCCTCCTAATCTGAAagaaaatagggaagaaaactGAGAATGAACCAAAAATTACCATTTCGTCCTTACTTACCAACACCTGCTTCGTATGCTTATTTTTTCTCTCATCAGAActgaatcttcttcttcttcattcattctttgcCTGAGCTTTTTTCTTTCATCGcctttgcttctttttcttttcttttttttttcgttcttctttctttgtctttcGTTCTCCGCCAGtttctagctttttttttttgaggatcgCCAGTTTCTAGCTAAGAACAAAAGAATGCTAGTCATTGAATCTAGATTTTGATGCGTCTGGATATATATTAATTGAAGAtatattttggttttattatgTGGTTGTGGTTTAATTTAAGccaatcactatttttttttttgtttttttaatatttttttgttgagaaacatCAGCCACTATTCTTATCTTCTACTTAATCTTCTTTGCAATGTATTTTACTCTGTCATCACAGTTTATTGACATTTTTACGATTATAAAGTGAAGTgtccatataaattttttttaataaaaatattatattactttttgttttattaacagggatataattgtaaatttacactaaatttattttccattctctcattttcttctcAACCTAACAAATGAGGTTTCCATCTTTCCACTTTTCcattccaaccaaacacaaatgagagaaaactaaatctcttctatcctcccacttttctattcttttcctgttttctatcctcctacttttccacctctccaaccaaacagactcttaacttctcttttattttggttgtcATAGTTCTCCTTCTCCTCATCTTACACTTGACCTTTAATAATCTTTTTGCATTAAGACATTTGAGATTCATCTCAAACTAGTAACTAGCTAAATAGGAATTACAAAGTCTGTTGAATAGTGATCTTgtagcccctttttttttcctagctaATAATGAATTTCATTAtataaataaacccaaaaagaGGTGCTATCCTAATACACGAGATGTTTACAAGagtgaaacccaaaaaaagaaaataaagaaaaaagaattaacatCTAAAATAGTTTAGTTGAGCCTAGAACTTTCTTGGAGATCCTATGCATCATAGGTTTAATTTTCTTTGAGTCCAAGTTAATCTTTTTTCTGGTTTTTAGTTTACTAGTCAAACCAAGAGTCCAAATACTATAAGTATAAGAAAGagtccttttatatatatatatatatatatatatatatatatatatttgtgagtGTTTTATATTGAGGCACGGGGCCTTAGTGTTCTTTTGATCCCTTCTTTGAAAGGGTTTTAAACCCAAAGTCCACAAATTCTCCTAACTCTATACCGATCACAAGCATATGTAGATGGATTTCCCAATTTTTCCTACATTAGTTGGTCCATCCACTTATGATATTGGCGTAAACTCACTCCATATGGAACCCTAGCAATATCAGAACACCATTCACCCCAAGTCCCCCCATATTTAAATCTATAACTTTTCTTCATTGACTGTTTCTCTCCTCCATATGTCTTCATAATCATTTCCCAAGTAATGGTTGTTGAAAACCAATAGCTTCCTAACCCCCAAACCACCACCTAATGAAATTGGATTACAAATCACATTCCAATTCACAAGATGGAATTTAATCAAACTCCTCTCCCTACTTGCCCGCAAAAATCATGTCAtagtttttccattttattggTTGACAAGAAGCAAGGGAATCAAGGATAGACAATGGAATAAGAGTGTGTTGTTTAGTCTCcaacttaatttttaagttggAGACTAGACAACATTCTCTTACTGTAAGGCTTCCTTAGACAAATGAAATTTCTTCCATCCTGCCTATCgcttttatatcttttttcaAACAATCACCAAGCttagtctcaaaattttgggggttGGCTGTGGATTCTTTATAAATGAGTCAGGGTCGGTCACATGTATTTTCCTGATCTGTAGTGGCTCCATCATAATAAAGTGACGATTTATTACACTGGCTGTTAGCCTACTGCAACCATCATTGTTCCAGGCTTGGGATCAACTATGAACAAAATATACAACAATTGACACATGTGGAGTTGATTTAAAAAGTGCTCCTTGAGGTTATCCCAAATATAATTGCAACCAACTCCTCCATATCTCTGATTTTACCAACCGTTACAATTTCAGATTTACATAATCTTTAGCCCCAACACACCTTAAATATAGAAGTTAATCCGCTCCATAGAAAATGAGTGTGCCGTCTGCAAAGAGTGAGAAATCTCCAATGATTTGCCACTGGCTTTGGTAATATAAAAACCAGCTAAGTACCCCTTTGATAGTAGTCTTCTTAGTGCTTCCATAACAATAACAAAGAGAAATAGAGTAAGTGGATCTCCCTCTCTTACGCCTTTGAACTGTCAAAAAAACCCCTTTTTCCATTCACCAAAACTAGaaatcataaaatgaaaatgcaAGATGATATCCAGTTACACAACTTctcccaaaaacaaaacctcTTCAACAGATATAGTAGGAATTCCCCATTAGCATGGACATAATCTTTCTCCAAATCTAGTTAGTTTGCAGAACAAATACCAGCTTTCAATGTACTAT encodes:
- the LOC126707027 gene encoding E3 ubiquitin-protein ligase MBR2-like; translated protein: MQGQRITFDSFSEVVDIGQGSVSNTSGMSQQTSLNNTLHPVESPLSNYMVSSAETTSLNVSTQDVPSFSGWNTGEPSSRMNPQNQANDDGTKTEHGWSSSFNIHSGSGPRLNEGRFEGTNFLFPGRVNIGISGNRVRSGPMFMQGSSSTHIPQNVNLNATYVANSGNSGQDMGSGIGPNLNRSSGLEIDQRSTASSSFDNVGTSSGCPSYMVEENNGASSSSLGTWGLSCKRKSLEGTSGQSYTGGSSSSFPQGENVGWHTGTTHYNPSDSLYMPSQNSPVVSPPEQQNLSIGIGVRGATTDGFPLGVTGDADSFLNYSRRLVARHQQEAVPHNLSSTGSIRRSNFSSHQSPRPVPFSDFPDLRPTAAVSTTSSGPQSQSHAMHMPGLSGNMHSFQWNGVSNSRVGSLSSSVNSGERGPALREESNLRSIPRHSAEHPMFVPATDVRNSVNDPTSWSLATGNLGNSGGAPSTARIGPSSSMHTLPNPTWIPRHPPPSQNQQRLSEFPWSLFPSMDSESGGPSGHFTSLPPGPSTSSQDTLMSSGPNSQGRHQQYPRSAFFLERPGDDVLGSSHSLRALAVDIEGRRRLVTEIRQVLSAMRRGENIRAEDYMLFDPFVYHGMADMHDRHRDMRLDVDNMSYEELLALGERIGDVSTGLSEDTIFELMKQRKYATATESLRDLEPCCICQEEYADGDNLGALDCGHDFHTNCIKQWLMLKNLCPICKTTALLK